In Nicotiana tabacum cultivar K326 chromosome 19, ASM71507v2, whole genome shotgun sequence, one DNA window encodes the following:
- the LOC107811668 gene encoding uncharacterized protein LOC107811668, producing the protein MSATAAVPTSSTTISMSAAATSASAAHKLNLNHNQLIVSLNVKRKSISASSSSFISRYPFDCNISGSFRKIFNPSPIRIRPLSPVMEWQDCTVKMEVDVPISVAYKCYSDRQAIPQWMPFISSVKILEDKPDLSRWSLKYKAFGQDIEYSWLARNMQPTPNQKIHRRSLEGLPNRGAVRFFPKGPSACVIELTVSYEVPQLLVPVASALQPFLENLLGRGLERFATFAKSYSADTPK; encoded by the exons ATGTCTGCAACCGCCGCCGTACCTACTTCTTCAACTACAATATCCATGTCCGCTGCTGCAACTTCTGCTTCCGCCGCCCATAAActcaatctcaatcacaatcaGCTCATTGTTTCTCTTAATGTCAAAAGAAAGTCAATTAGTGCATCATCTTCCTCTTTCATCAGCAGATACCCATTCGATTGCAACATTTCTGGATCCTTCCGGAAGATCTTTAATCCTTCTCCCATCAGAATTAGACCTCTTTCTCCTGTCATGGAATGGCAAGATTGCAC AGTCAAAATGGAAGTAGATGTGCCCATTTCAGTTGCTTATAAGTGCTATTCTGACCGTCAGGCCATTCCTCAGTGGATGCCTTTTATTTCATCTGTAAAG ATTTTGGAGGATAAGCCTGACTTATCAAGATGGTCGCTGAAGTATAAAGCTTTTGGGCAGGATATCGAGTATTCGTGGCTTGCTCGAAATATGCAG CCTACCCCAAACCAGAAGATCCATCGGAGATCTCTGGAGGGCCTTCCTAACAG GGGAGCTGTGCGATTTTTCCCCAAAGGCCCATCGGCTTGCGTCATAGAA CTAACAGTTTCATATGAAGTGCCTCAACTGTTGGTTCCAGTGGCATCA GCATTGCAACCATTTCTTGAAAACCTGCTGGGACGAGGGTTGGAACGCTTTGCAACGTTTGCTAAGAGCTACTCAGCTGACACGCCTAAATGA
- the LOC107811667 gene encoding putative protein phosphatase 2C 2, with the protein MGAEAEVMVPVQHTIPVLDISCCSDLDVKSPETTILQFVPSIRSGSFSDTGPRRFMEDEHIRIDDLSAHLGSLMGFPKPSAFYGVFDGHGGPEAAAYVRKNVLRLFFKDTNFPQTSEVDDAFLEGVESSLRKGFLLADLALADACNVSSSTGTTALTALVLGRLLMVANAGDCRAVLCRKGEAIDMSQDHRPSYAAERKRVEELGGFIDDGYLNGILSVTRALGDWDMKLPSGSASPLIAEPEFRQIVLTEDDEFLIIGCDGIWDFMSSQQAVSIVRRGLRRHDDPEQCAKDLVTEALRLNTFDNLTVVIVCFTSPDHPDVSPMRQRTLRSCSFSAEALYALQSWLDNNGSR; encoded by the exons ATGGGAGCTGAAGCTGAGGTTATGGTTCCAGTTCAACACACCATCCCTGTGTTGGATATCTCCTGCTGTTCTGATTTG GATGTTAAATCCCCAGAGACAACAATATTGCAATTCGTTCCTAGCATTCGCTCAGGTAGCTTTTCTGATACTGGCCCTCGTAGGTTCATGGAAGACGAGCATATAAGGATAGACGATCTATCTGCACATCTTGGGTCACTCATGGGGTTTCCGAAGCCCAGTGCTTTCTATGGG GTATTTGATGGCCATGGAGGACCGGAAGCTGCAGCTTATGTAAGAAAAAATGTACTCAGATTATTCTTCAAAGACACCAACTTCCCACAAACTTCAGAAGTTGATGATGCATTTCTAGAAGGGGTGGAGAGCTCTCTTAGGAAAGGGTTTCTTCTGGCTGACCTTGCTTTAGCTGACGCGTGCAATGTTAGCAGTTCTACTGGAACCACTGCACTGACAGCACTTGTATTGGGAAG GCTTTTAATGGTGGCAAATGCAGGAGACTGCCGTGCAGTCCTTTGCCGTAAGGGGGAGGCAATTGACATGTCTCAAGACCATAGACCAAGTTATGCAGCAGAGAGGAAGCGTGTTGAAGAGTTGGGTGGATTTATTGATGATGGCTATCTGAATGGTATACTATCAGTGACCAGGGCCTTGGGGGACTGGGACATGAAGCTGCCTAGTGGCTCTGCCTCTCCTCTGATTGCAGAGCCAGAATTTCGACAAATTGTTCTGACAGAAGATGATGAATTCCTTATAATTGGTTGTGACGGGATATGGGATTTCATGTCTAGTCAACAAGCAGTTAGTATAGTGCGTAGAGGGTTAAGACGGCACGATGATCCTGAACAGTGCGCTAAGGACCTTGTCACGGAGGCCCTGCGGCTCAATACATTTGACAATCTTACTGTAGTTATTGTTTGCTTTACTTCCCCTGATCATCCAGATGTATCACCTATGCGTCAAAGAACATTAAGGAGCTGCAGCTTCTCTGCAGAAGCCTTGTATGCCTTACAAAGCTGGTTAGACAACAACGGGAGCCGTTGA